A single region of the Podospora pseudopauciseta strain CBS 411.78 chromosome 1, whole genome shotgun sequence genome encodes:
- a CDS encoding hypothetical protein (EggNog:ENOG503NVE3; COG:K), with protein sequence MAAHFANVKSVLSGDTFVLSSPNNPSQEKTFSLAYVSAPRLSKDGDEPYAFQSREFLRNLTVGKPIKFTVLYTIPNSGREYGTAQLQDGTTFPEASVKAGWLKVREDAGRKEESEAALAMIDTLRIYESEAKDEGKGLFSGSGGVIEVQNDLGGPDFLNKWKGKTVEGVIERVISGDRLLARLLLTEKKHWQVMTLIAGIRTPSTARTNPSNGQVQPAEEFGDEARAFVESRLLQRQVKVKIVGVSPQGQLVAAILHPRGNIAEFLLQEGLARCNDFHSTFLGPDMAPLRAAEEQAKSARKRLHRAFVPKATDNKEAEATVTKIVGGDTIIVRNKTGAEKRISLSSVRGPRAGEASEAPWREEAKEFLRKKLIGKHVKVSVDGTKPATDDFEAREVATVTQGGKNIGLQLVEGGYATVIRHRKDDTDRAPNYDELLAAQEKAQEEKKGIWSGKSPKVKNYVDVSESVQKAKIQVSTLSRQKKVPGIIDFCKSGSRFTILIPREGVKLTLVLAGVRAPRAPGRNAQEKGEPFGQEALDLANKRCNQRDCEIDVHDIDKVGGFIGDLYVNRESFAKILVEEGLASVHEYSAQKAGNATELLAAQQRAKEARKGLWKDWDPSQDAQEEEETAPAESADADVTIDKKPEDYRDIVITNVDSNGRIKVQEIGKGTAALETLMNKFRSFHLNPSNNAGLKDSPKAGDFVAAKFTEDGEWYRARIRSNDRTAKVAEVVYIDYGNTEKQPWSKLRPLSPEFNTQALKAQAIDAQLSFVQLPASPDYLNDAINYIYEITEGKQLVGSFDFIDSKEGVSYITIYDPKAEGSHKVTESLNRRIIEAGWGLVPRKFKRWESSKAFESLVKNLKEAEKVASDAHRGMWEYGELYED encoded by the exons atggctgcTCACTTCGCCAACGTCAAGTCGGTCCTCAGCGGAGACACCTTTGTTCTCTCCAGCCCAAACAACCCTTCGCAGGAAAAGACATTCTCTCTTGCTTATGTCTCTGCTCCTCGGCTCAGCAAGGACGGTGATGAGCCGTACGCTTTCCAGTCCCGCGAATTTCTCCGGAATTTGACCGTCGGAAAGCCAATCAAGTTCACTGTCTTGT ATACCATCCCCAACTCGGGCCGGGAATACGGTACTGCTCAGCTTCAAGACGGCACCACTTTCCCAGAAGCCTCTGTCAAGGCTGGTTGGCTCAAAGTTAGAGAAGATGCTGGCAGAAAGGAAGAGTCCGAGGCTGCCCTGGCCATGATCGACACTCTCCGAATCTACGAGAGCGAGGCCAAGGACGAAGGCAAAGGTCTTTTTTCCGGCTCTGGCGGTGTTATTGAGGTCCAAAACGATCTCGGTGGGCCTGACTTCCTCAACAAGTGGAAGGGAAAGACGGTGGAGGGCGTTATCGAGCGCGTTATTAGCGGCGACCGATTGCTCGCTCGCCTACTCCTCACCGAGAAGAAGCATTGGCAAGTAATGACTCTGATTGCTGGCATCCGCACCCCATCGACGGCCCGAACGAACCCATCCAACGGACAAGTCCAGCCGGCCGAGGAGTTTGGAGATGAGGCCCGCGCCTTTGTCGAGTCTCGCCTCCTTCAGCGccaggtcaaggtcaagattgTGGGTGTGAGCCCACAAGGACAGCTGGTTGCCGCTATCTTGCACCCCCGCGGAAACATTGCCGAGTTCCTTCTTCAAGAAGGTCTCGCTCGCTGCAATGACTTCCACTCCACCTTCCTTGGCCCCGACATGGCTCCTCTTCGGGCCGCAGAGGAGCAGGCCAAGTCTGCCCGTAAGCGCCTCCACAGAGCGTTTGTTCCCAAGGCTACCGACAACAAAGAGGCTGAGGCCACCGTCACGAAGATTGTTGGCGGCGATACCATCATTGTTCGCAACAAAACCGGTGCCGAGAAGAGAATCAGCTTGAGCAGTGTCCGCGGGCCCCGTGCCGGGGAGGCTTCAGAGGCACCATGGAgagaggaggccaaggagttCTTGCGCAAGAAGCTCATTGGCAAACATGTCAAGGTGTCTGTCGACGGGACAAAGCCTGCTACTGATGACTTTGAGGCTCGTGAGGTTGCCACCGTTACCCAGGGCGGCAAGAACATCGGTCTGCAGCTTGTCGAGGGCGGTTACGCCACTGTTATCCGTCATCGCAAGGACGATACTGACCGCGCTCCCAACTACGATGAGCTCTTGGCCGCTCAAGAAAAGGCtcaggaggagaagaagggtaTCTGGTCCGGCAAGTCTCCCAAGGTCAAGAACTACGTTGATGTGTCAGAGAGCGTCCAGAAGGCCAAGATCCAGGTTTCTACTCTTTCCCGGCAAAAGAAGGTCCCTGGTATCATCGATTTCTGCAAGTCTGGCTCCCGcttcaccatcctcatcccccgcGAGGGCGTGAAGCTCACCCTCGTTTTGGCCGGCGTTCGTGCCCCCCGTGCGCCTGGTAGAAATGCGCAGGAGAAGGGTGAGCCCTTTGGCCAGGAGGCCTTGGACTTGGCCAATAAGCGTTGCAACCAGCGCGACTGCGAGATTGATGTTCATGACATCGACAAGGTTGGCGGTTTCATCGGTGACCTCTACGTTAACCGTGAGAGCTTTGCCAAGAttcttgtcgaggagggtCTTGCCTCCGTTCACGAGTACTCTGCTCAGAAGGCCGGCAACGCTACCGAACTGCTTGCTGCCCAACAGCGTGCCAAGGAGGCCAGAAAAGGTCTCTGGAAGGACTGGGATCCGTCTCAGGATGcccaagaggaggaagagaccgCCCCTGCCGAGtctgctgatgctgatgtcACCATCGACAAGAAGCCAGAAGACTACCGCGATATTGTCATCACCAATGTTGACTCCAACGGCCGGATCAAGGTCCAAGAGATTGGCAAGGGCACCGCTGCTCTTGAGACGCTGATGAACAAGTTCCGCAGCTTCCACCTGAACCCCAGCAACAATGCTGGCCTCAAGGACAGCCCCAAGGCTGGAGACTTTGTTGCTGCCAAGTTCACTGAGGACGGTGAATGGTACAGAGCGCGCATCCGCTCCAACGATCGCACCGCGAAGGTGGCTGAGGTTGTGTACATCGACTATGGCAACACCGAGAAGCAGCCATGGTCCAAGCTCCGTCCCCTGAGCCCAGAGTTCAACACCCAGGCCTTGAAGGCCCAGGCGATTGATGCTCAGCTCTCGTTTGTCCAGCTTCCCGCCTCCCCCGACTACCTCAACGACGCCATCAACTACATCTACGAAATCACCGAGGGCAAGCAGCTTGTAGGCAGCTTCGACTTCATTGACTCCAAAGAGGGCGTCAGCTACATCACGATCTATGACCCCAAGGCTGAGGGTTCCCACAAGGTCACCGAGTCCCTCAATCGTAGGATCATTGAGGCTGGATGGGGCCTTGTCCCACGGAAGTTTAAGCGTTGGGAGAGCAGCAAGGCTTTCGAGTCTCTGGTGAAGAATCTCaaggaggctgagaaggtGGCGAGTGATGCCCATCGGGGTATGTGGGAGTACGGTGAGCTCTATGAGGATTGA
- the TAL1 gene encoding Transaldolase (EggNog:ENOG503NUE1; COG:H), with the protein MSNSLEQLKATGTVVVSDSGKLPPIAKYKPQDATTNPSLILAATKKAEYAALLDAAVEKAKAEGGSVDRQVDSALDHLLVEFGRKILEIVPGKVSTEVDAAFSFDTKKSVDKALHLIQLYEKAGVSKDRVLIKIASTWEGIKAAEILQRDHGINTNLTLMFSLVQAIAAAEAGAFLISPFVGRILDWFKAAHKKEYKKEEDPGVASVKSIFNYYKKFGYKTIVMGASFRNTGEITELAGCDYLTISPNLLEELMNSSEAVPQKLNAEGASALDIEKKTYINDEPTFRFDFNEDQMAVEKLREGISKFAADAVTLKDIIKAKVQA; encoded by the exons ATGTCCAACTCTCTTGAGCAGCTCAAGGCCACTGGCACC GTTGTTGTCAGTGACTCTGGTAAGCTACCCC CCATTGCCAAGTACAAGCCCCAggatgccaccaccaacccctccctgaTTCTCGCTGCcaccaagaaggccgagTATGCCGCTCTCCTCGACGCTGCTgtcgagaaggccaaggccgaGGGTGGTTCCGTTGACAGACAAGTCGACTCTGCTCTCGACCACCTCCTCGTCGAGTTCGGCCGCAAGATTCTTGAGATTGTCCCCGGCAAGGTCTCCACTGAGGTCGATGCCGCTTTCTCTTTTGACACCAAGAAGTCCGTTGACAAGGctctccacctcatccag CTCTACGAGAAGGCCGGTGTCTCCAAGGACCGCGTCCTGATCAAGATCGCCTCCACCTGGGAGGGTATCAAGGCCGCCGAGATCCTCCAGCGCGACCAcggcatcaacaccaaccttaCCCTCATGTTCTCTCTGGTCCAGgccatcgccgccgccgaggctgGCGCTTTCCTGATCTCCCCCTTCGTCGGCCGTATCCTCGACTGGTTCAAGGCTGCCCACAAGAAGGAGtacaagaaggaggaggaccccGGTGTCGCCAGCGTCAAGAGCATCTTCAACTACTACAAGAAGTTTGGATACAAGACGATCGTCATGGGTGCCTCTTTCCGCAACACCGGTGAGATCACCGAGCTGGCTGGCTGCGACTACCTTACCATTTCT CCCAACCTCCTCGAGGAGCTCATGAACTCCTCCGAGGCCGTCCCCCAGAAGCTCAACGCCGAGGGTGCTTCCGCTCTCGATATTGAGAAGAAGACCTACATCAACGACGAGCCCACCTTCCGCTTCGACTTCAACGAGGACCAGATGGCTGTTGAGAAGCTCCGTGAGGGTATCAGCAAGTtcgctgctgatgctgtcaCGCTGAAGGATatcatcaaggccaaggtTCAGGCTTAG